One genomic region from Haloarcula taiwanensis encodes:
- a CDS encoding nucleotide pyrophosphatase has translation MTKTLVVGLDGASWELLDPWIEAGELPNLAALRDTGTWAGTRSCLPPVTFPNWKCYSSGKDPGGFGVFWFENVDLAAGEITVMNGGDYDTAELWDYLNDEGQSAGVVNMPTMYPPRDIDDLVVAGGPDAVEGEYRSISSGYTSPPELAEELESRFDYSVHPDPLLSSNDERGAEVDAILDLLEKRFEVATTLLDERDLDFVHVTLFYLNVLHHFFWDDEPSLRAWELVDKWVGRLDDREELNLVLMSDHGCDATQTEFYINEWLAENGYQVRDTSVDAVLTRIGLDRENLLAVAKRAGLVDTLARVVPESIQQLVPQRDGVKRDRKLEAIDLEQTEVVASGQGPVYINPRFDVESVRESLMADLREVEDEHGPLFTDVYRGEDVYSGPYVDAGPEVVVDQRPGVHVNDGIGGGTVQSGPDRWAAENTPYGIFAASGPDFEPQGELDRISILDIAPTLLAAHGCAVPTDMRGEVLPVFAEDPAVGERDPLSIADALGSDDGDAVEDRLKQLGYME, from the coding sequence ATGACGAAGACCCTCGTCGTCGGCCTCGACGGCGCGAGCTGGGAACTGCTCGACCCGTGGATTGAGGCCGGCGAGCTCCCGAATCTGGCCGCGTTACGGGACACCGGTACCTGGGCGGGGACACGGAGCTGTCTGCCGCCAGTGACGTTCCCGAACTGGAAGTGCTACTCCTCGGGGAAAGACCCCGGTGGCTTTGGCGTGTTCTGGTTCGAGAACGTCGACCTCGCCGCAGGCGAGATCACCGTAATGAACGGCGGCGACTACGATACCGCCGAGCTGTGGGACTACCTCAACGACGAGGGGCAGTCGGCCGGCGTCGTCAACATGCCGACGATGTACCCGCCGCGGGACATCGACGACCTCGTCGTCGCCGGCGGCCCTGACGCCGTCGAGGGCGAATACCGGTCAATCAGCTCCGGCTACACCTCGCCGCCGGAACTGGCCGAGGAACTTGAATCCCGGTTCGACTACAGCGTCCACCCGGACCCGCTGCTGTCCTCGAACGACGAGCGCGGCGCGGAGGTCGACGCCATTCTCGACCTGCTGGAGAAGCGATTCGAGGTAGCGACGACGCTCTTGGACGAGCGAGACCTCGATTTCGTCCACGTGACGCTGTTTTACCTCAATGTCCTGCATCACTTCTTCTGGGACGACGAACCGAGCCTGCGCGCGTGGGAGCTGGTCGACAAGTGGGTCGGCCGACTCGACGACCGGGAGGAGCTGAACCTCGTCCTGATGTCCGATCACGGCTGCGACGCGACCCAGACGGAGTTCTACATCAACGAGTGGCTGGCCGAAAACGGCTATCAGGTCCGGGACACCAGCGTCGACGCCGTCCTCACCCGGATCGGACTCGACCGGGAGAACCTGCTTGCGGTCGCAAAGCGTGCTGGACTGGTCGACACGCTCGCTCGCGTCGTCCCCGAGTCCATCCAGCAGCTTGTTCCACAGCGCGACGGCGTCAAGCGGGACCGGAAGCTCGAAGCTATCGACCTAGAACAGACGGAAGTTGTCGCCAGTGGGCAGGGGCCTGTGTACATCAACCCCCGGTTCGACGTGGAATCGGTCCGCGAGTCGCTGATGGCCGACCTGCGCGAGGTCGAGGACGAACACGGCCCGCTGTTTACCGACGTGTACCGGGGCGAGGACGTGTACAGCGGCCCCTATGTCGACGCCGGGCCGGAGGTCGTCGTCGACCAGCGTCCGGGCGTCCACGTCAACGACGGCATCGGCGGCGGGACTGTCCAGAGCGGCCCTGACCGCTGGGCGGCCGAGAACACGCCCTACGGCATCTTCGCCGCCAGTGGGCCGGATTTCGAGCCACAGGGCGAACTCGACCGTATCAGCATCCTCGACATCGCCCCGACGCTGCTAGCTGCCCACGGCTGTGCGGTGCCGACGGACATGCGCGGCGAGGTGCTCCCGGTGTTTGCCGAGGACCCCGCCGTCGGCGAGCGCGACCCGCTCAGCATCGCGGACGCGCTCGGGAGCGACGACGGCGACGCCGTCGAAGACCGCCTGAAACAACTGGGATACATGGAGTAG
- a CDS encoding AAA family ATPase: protein MSGATDAGVELTVEGANKRDAGRGIARLPESARTELGVLSGSPVIVEGDDRTVVKVWPADDDGSFVRIDSDTRANAGVNIGDTVTVTSGSVSEATEIAVQPVEPMPGSEDYESLVRKRLVDQIIQADERTHIEGLGTFLVRKTSPSGPVRVTGTTAVTVLPGLDGGSDTDQSSSDEAATANTPTAETESGVSYEDIGGLDEELDRIREMIEMPLSEPEEFRRLGIDPPSGVLLHGPPGTGKTLIARAVANEVDAYFDTISGPEIVSKYKGESEERLREAFEKAEANAPAILFVDEIDSIAGSRDEDADMENRVVAQLLTLMDGLEDRGRVVVIGATNRVDAIDPALRRGGRFDREIEIGVPGESGRREIMDVHTRDMPLHEDADLDRIAAQTHGFVGADLASLTTEAAMAALRADRDDGDVHQDDFESALATVDPSAMREYVAESPTATFDDVGGLSEVKQTLTEAIEWPLSYGELFTATNTDPPSGILLYGPPGTGKTLLARAVAGESDVNFIHVAGPEIMDRYVGESEEAVRELFERARQTAPSIIFLDEIDAIASHRGQGNEVTERVVSQLLAELDGITENPNLVVLAATNRRDMIDDALLRPGRLEQHVEVPNPDRDAREEILAVHTAGKPLASDIDIGDLAEETDGFSGAELEAVVREASMLAIREVASAYGPEEATENADEVTITRAHFSEALERERAR from the coding sequence ATGAGCGGGGCCACTGACGCCGGTGTCGAACTCACAGTCGAGGGTGCGAACAAGCGCGACGCCGGGCGCGGTATCGCACGACTGCCGGAGTCCGCACGGACTGAGCTGGGCGTGCTGAGCGGGTCGCCCGTCATCGTTGAAGGCGACGATAGGACTGTCGTGAAGGTCTGGCCGGCGGATGACGACGGGTCCTTCGTCCGCATTGACTCAGATACCAGAGCGAACGCCGGCGTCAACATCGGTGACACGGTCACCGTGACCAGCGGGTCAGTCTCCGAGGCCACTGAGATCGCCGTCCAGCCGGTCGAACCGATGCCGGGCAGCGAGGACTACGAGAGTCTGGTCAGGAAGCGCCTCGTCGATCAGATAATCCAGGCCGACGAGCGGACCCACATCGAGGGGCTGGGGACCTTTCTCGTCCGCAAAACGTCGCCGTCGGGGCCGGTTCGGGTCACCGGCACGACGGCAGTGACTGTGCTGCCCGGCCTCGACGGCGGCAGCGATACCGACCAGTCGTCATCCGACGAGGCAGCCACGGCGAACACACCGACCGCCGAGACGGAGTCCGGGGTGAGCTACGAGGACATCGGCGGCCTCGACGAGGAACTGGACCGCATCCGGGAGATGATCGAGATGCCCCTCTCCGAGCCCGAGGAGTTCCGCCGCCTAGGCATCGACCCCCCGAGCGGCGTCCTCCTGCACGGCCCGCCCGGGACGGGGAAAACCCTCATCGCCCGTGCCGTCGCCAACGAAGTCGACGCCTACTTCGACACCATCTCCGGCCCCGAAATCGTCTCCAAGTACAAGGGCGAAAGCGAGGAGCGACTCCGGGAGGCCTTCGAGAAGGCCGAGGCGAACGCGCCGGCTATCCTCTTTGTCGACGAAATCGATTCCATCGCGGGCTCCCGCGACGAGGACGCCGACATGGAGAACCGCGTCGTCGCCCAGCTGCTCACACTGATGGACGGCCTCGAAGACCGCGGCCGGGTCGTCGTCATCGGGGCGACGAACCGCGTCGACGCCATCGACCCGGCGCTGCGCCGCGGCGGCCGCTTCGACCGCGAAATCGAGATCGGCGTCCCCGGTGAGAGCGGCCGTCGCGAGATTATGGATGTTCACACGCGGGACATGCCGCTCCACGAGGACGCAGATCTGGACCGCATCGCCGCACAGACCCACGGTTTTGTCGGGGCGGACCTCGCGTCGCTGACCACTGAAGCCGCGATGGCCGCACTCCGGGCGGACCGCGATGACGGTGACGTCCACCAAGACGACTTCGAAAGTGCGCTCGCCACCGTCGACCCCAGCGCGATGCGGGAGTACGTCGCCGAGTCGCCGACGGCGACGTTCGACGACGTGGGCGGGCTGTCCGAGGTCAAACAGACGCTGACGGAGGCTATCGAGTGGCCGCTGTCGTACGGAGAACTGTTCACCGCGACGAACACGGACCCACCGAGCGGTATCCTGCTGTACGGCCCGCCCGGGACGGGGAAGACCCTGCTGGCGCGGGCCGTCGCCGGCGAGAGCGACGTGAACTTCATCCACGTCGCCGGGCCAGAAATCATGGACCGGTACGTCGGTGAGAGCGAGGAAGCCGTCCGAGAACTGTTCGAGCGCGCCCGCCAGACCGCGCCGAGCATCATCTTCCTCGATGAAATCGACGCCATCGCCAGCCACCGCGGCCAGGGCAACGAAGTCACCGAGCGCGTCGTCTCGCAACTGCTTGCCGAACTGGACGGCATCACCGAAAACCCCAATCTGGTCGTGTTGGCCGCGACCAACCGCCGGGACATGATCGACGACGCGCTGCTGCGGCCGGGTCGCCTCGAACAGCACGTCGAGGTCCCCAACCCCGACCGTGACGCTCGCGAGGAGATTCTCGCTGTCCACACCGCCGGGAAACCGCTCGCTTCTGACATCGATATCGGGGACCTCGCCGAGGAGACTGATGGTTTCTCTGGCGCAGAACTGGAGGCCGTCGTCCGTGAAGCGTCGATGTTGGCCATCCGGGAGGTGGCGTCCGCCTACGGGCCCGAGGAAGCCACCGAGAACGCCGACGAAGTGACGATTACGCGTGCACACTTCAGCGAAGCGCTGGAACGGGAACGCGCGCGGTAG
- a CDS encoding carbon-nitrogen hydrolase translates to MRLTLAQIDVSSDSVAENVSRATTAIKDAAADGADLVVLPELFNVGYFAFDRYAREAEGLDGETLSRIRSTGADHDVAVLAGSVVEDLATSAEAGFDVPADAGLANTAVFFDRDGERRAVYRKQHLFGYDSAESQLLEPGETVPTVDFEGFTVGVTTCYDLRFPALYRHLVDEGVTLTLVPSAWPYPRVEHWKLFGRARAVENQLYVAAANGVGKFEDAELLGRSTVYDPWGTTLASADDHPALVTATLDSTRVEQVREEFPALADRRTDWP, encoded by the coding sequence ATGAGGCTCACACTTGCCCAGATAGACGTCTCGTCGGACTCGGTCGCCGAGAACGTCAGCCGCGCGACGACCGCCATCAAGGACGCGGCCGCGGACGGCGCGGACCTCGTCGTGCTTCCGGAACTGTTCAACGTCGGCTACTTCGCGTTCGACCGATACGCACGCGAAGCAGAGGGGCTGGACGGCGAGACGCTCAGTCGAATCCGCAGCACCGGCGCGGACCACGACGTGGCTGTGTTGGCCGGGAGCGTCGTCGAGGACCTGGCGACGAGCGCTGAGGCCGGGTTCGACGTGCCCGCCGATGCCGGACTGGCGAACACCGCCGTATTCTTCGACCGCGACGGGGAGCGACGGGCAGTGTATCGCAAACAGCATCTGTTTGGCTACGACTCCGCGGAATCCCAGCTACTGGAGCCGGGTGAGACGGTTCCGACTGTCGACTTCGAGGGGTTCACTGTCGGAGTCACCACCTGCTACGACCTCCGGTTCCCAGCGCTGTACCGCCACCTCGTCGACGAGGGCGTGACGCTGACGCTCGTGCCCAGTGCGTGGCCGTATCCGCGCGTCGAGCACTGGAAACTGTTCGGTCGCGCCCGCGCAGTCGAGAATCAGCTGTACGTCGCCGCAGCGAACGGCGTCGGGAAATTCGAGGACGCGGAACTGCTGGGTCGGTCGACGGTGTACGACCCGTGGGGAACGACGCTCGCCAGCGCCGACGACCACCCCGCGCTGGTGACTGCCACTCTCGACTCGACCCGTGTCGAACAGGTCCGCGAGGAGTTTCCGGCGCTTGCAGACCGCCGGACGGACTGGCCATAA
- a CDS encoding polyketide cyclase, giving the protein MTVRVERTMTVPATPERVWEFITDPDKRARPISVVTDWEIIDDTHANWSIELPIPVVNQTMTVKTEDVEQRRPEYARFIGRSKVMTVQGEHELEETADGGTKLTNRFIVDGKLPGVERFFKRNLDGEMQNLEQALRDDLEVEA; this is encoded by the coding sequence ATGACTGTCCGGGTCGAACGAACGATGACTGTGCCGGCCACACCGGAACGTGTCTGGGAATTCATCACTGACCCGGATAAACGGGCTCGGCCGATTAGTGTGGTCACTGACTGGGAAATCATCGACGACACACACGCGAACTGGTCGATCGAACTCCCGATTCCGGTGGTCAACCAGACGATGACGGTGAAAACCGAGGACGTCGAACAGCGTCGCCCGGAGTACGCTCGCTTTATCGGTCGCTCGAAGGTGATGACCGTTCAGGGCGAACACGAACTCGAAGAGACAGCCGACGGCGGCACGAAGCTGACGAACCGGTTCATCGTCGACGGCAAGCTCCCGGGCGTCGAGCGCTTCTTCAAGCGGAACCTCGACGGCGAGATGCAGAACCTCGAACAGGCGCTGCGGGACGACCTCGAAGTCGAAGCATGA